CGTAGTTATCATCTTTAAATGTAAAGAGAATTTCCATTGTTACTTCATTACCTTCATTATCAATGACAATCATTGTAGTTTCATCCATGACATTGACCTCCTTAAATGTTCTTAGATATTATACCATAAAGATTTCATATTACTCTAAGAAAAAAGCCAGATTATCTGGCTAGAAAAACCGTTGTCGGTCTAAAAGTGACTGTAGTATTTGTACAGCAGCCGCTTGATCGACAACTTTCTTTCTCTTTTTTCTTGATACATCTTGTGCAATAAGTTGACGCTCTGATAAAACACTGGTTAGTCGTTCATCAATCAGCACGACTTTAATATTAAACCATGTCTCCAAAAGTGCTTTAAATTCTTCAGAAATCAAAGCGCGTTCCCCGATATCATTGTTCATCATTTTCGGGTACCCCAAAGCAATTGTATTTACATTATGTTCTTTAAGGATGGGCTGAATCATATCTTTGAGATCCTCTAAATTTCCATCAAACCGTAATGTTACAAGCGGATGGGCATACATGCCTAATCCATCAGATACAGCAACCCCACATGTTTTTGAGCCTAAATCAAGGCCGATGCTTTTATAGATGCTCATTTAGAACCTAGGTAAAAGCGCACTAATTCTTCAATTAACTCAAAACGCTCAACTTCTTGAATCAGTACTCGAGCATTTTTATGCGATGAAATATATGCTGGGTCATTGGAAATTAAATATCCTGAAATCTGATTCACAGAATTATACCCACGATCTTTTAGTGCACCATCAACACGTTCGAGAATGTCTCGAATACGTGCTTCTCTGATTTCTGATGAATCGTAAACACTTGTCTCTGTTAAATGCTTTTCGCTCATATTATCTCTCCTTTAAATTTATATACCTATTTTACCATAAATTTGAGATTGTGCAGCGTTTAAGTTACTTACATTTTTACCACCAGATTGAGCGAAGTTTGGTCTACCGCCACCATTACCTCCAGTAGCTTGTGCAAGTTCTTTTGCAAGGTCCCCTGCTTTATAGCCAGATTCGATTCCTTTTGGTGATACACTGACCATAAATGAAACATTGGGTTCATTCACATTTACTGCAAATAAAAGGTCAACATGATCTCTAAGTTTGTCTACAATCTCATTCATTAATTCTTTATCCGCATTATATTCTTGAACCCACAATACATTCAATCCTTCTTTTGAAACATTGACATCATTAAGCCATGTTTGGATTTTAGCATGCAGAGCATCTTTTAATAATAGGTCATATTTTTCTTGAAGTGATTGTTTTTCTATGCGCATTTCCTCGATGCGTTCAATGATCGATTTTTGGGAAACGAGTTTTAGGTCTTCACGAATTAACTCAATCTCTTGTTCTGCCTTCTTAAAGGTCTCATAAGCTCCAAGACTTGTCTTCCCAACGATACGACGTACCCCTGATCCAACACTTTCTTCTGATACAAGTTTGAATACCCCAATTTCACCAGTACTGAGTGCATGGGTACCCCCACATAATTCTTTGGATACATCACCCATAGAAACAACACGTACTACATCGCCATACGTATCACCAAATAATGCAATGGCACCCGAAGCTTTTGCTTCTTCAACATTCATGATATCAGTGTGAATTGGCAACGATTGCGCAATCCATTCATTGACTCTTCGCTCAATGTTTTTCAGTGTCTGAGGTGTTAATCGTTCAAAATGAGTAAAGTCAAAACGGAAGTATTGGTCATCAACATACGAACCCGCTTGATTCACGTGTTCCCCCACAAACTCATGAAGTGCTGAGTGTAAAAGATGGACACATGAGTGATTCTTACGAATTAAAATGCGACGGTTTGTATCCACACAAACATGAACTGTATCACCAAGATGCAAAGGTTCACTCACTTCTACATGATGTAGGTGTTGGCCTGCATTTGCTTTTGATACCCCGACTATGTGACCACCTGATATCGAGCCAATATCGCTTACTTGTCCGCCACTTTCTGCATAGAATGGTGTTTGATCAAGTGCAACAAGGCCTTTATCATGAAGTGTTTCCACTGCATGCCCTTCAACAAATAGACCCGTGATGGTTGCCTCTACTTCAAATGTATCGTAAAGGAATTGACTTGGGACTTTAAAATTGAGGATATCTTCTTGTTGTGATCCCATGGATTCTATTTTTTGACGGCTTCCACGTGCACGTTCTTTTTGTGCTTCTAAAGCTTGATCAAACCCTTCAAGATCTACGCTAACACCACGCTCTTGAGCCATTTCTTGTGTCAATTCAATTGGGAATCCATATGTATCATAGAGTTTAAACGCAACATCACCTGGCAATACAACGCCTTCTTGGCTTTCAATTGCGCTTAACAGAAGTTTCTCCCCTTCTTGAAGTGTTTTAATAAATCGCTTTTCTTCATTTAATATCAATTTCTTGATATCTTCGGGACGATTATCTAAATCAGTATAAAAATCATGCATCACTTCAATCACAGAATCAACAAGTTTATAGAGAAATGGTTCATTGATATCGAGCACACGTCCATACCGAGCAGCACGGCGCAGCAATCGGCGCAATACGTAACCACGCCCTTCATTTGAGAATAAAGCGCCATCATTGAGGGCAAATACAAGGGTCCGAATATGATCCGCAATTACGCGAAATGCCATTTCTTTTTCGTGATATTTAATTTGAGTAAAGGTTTCAGTTTCTGTGATAATTGGTAAGAATAAATCAGTATCAAAGTTTGTTTCACCGCCTTGCACAATACTTACTAAGCGTTCAAAACCCATTCCCGTATCAATATTCTTTTGTGGAAGTTCTTTAAATTCATGGAAATCGACCCCTTCTTTTCCATCGTATTGAGAGAATACAATATTCCATACTTCGATATAGCGATCATTTTCAAGTTCTTCAAAGAACAACCGTTCTCCTAAGTTTTCAGGGTCATATTTTGGTCCACGATCGTAAAAGATCTCACTATTTGGCCCACAAGGTCCGTCTCCAATTTGCCAGAAGTTATCATCGGTCTTCAGTATACGCTTTGGATCAATACCAATCACTTCAGTCCAAATGCGATATGCTTCATGATCTTCAGTATGAACACTCACGTACATATGCTGTGCATCAAGTCCAATCCAATTGGGTGAAAATAAAAATTCATAGCCAAACTGAATTGCATCTTCTTTAAAATAGTCTCCAATTGAAAAATTACCCAACATCTCAAAGAATGTATGGTGACGTGCAGTGTAACCAACATTATCAATATCATTGGTACGAATTGATTTTTGAACATTCGCAATTCGAGGATTCATCGGTTTAACCCGTCCATCAAAATACTTTTTGAGCGCGGCTACTCCTGAATTAATCCATAATAATGTGTCATCGTTGATTGGAACTAATGATGCTCCAGGTTCAATCATATGATTTTTTGACTTAAAATAGTCTAAGAACATGGTTCTTACTTGGCTGCTGGTTAACTGTTTCATTTTAACTCTCCTTTTGAAAATAAAAAAAACATTTCACATCTCAGGAACGTTTTCACGCGGTACCATCCTGATTCATACGAAATGTATGCACTTTTTCTTCTTAACGCGAAGTCACGGGTTTTACCCATCTAAGAAAGGAGCACGCACTGCAGATAGTAGGTCATTTCACCAATCTGACCCTCTCTTTGAATCTATCCTTAACAGCTTGTATGGCTTTCTTTACGACATGTAAATCAATTTTACCATAAACGAATCTGTTTGACTAGCACCAAAGTGATTGCATTTAATGAATCATAGACTTGTGCTGGATGAAACCATTAAGTTTCATTAGTGTATAAAGAAGTCTTTCTCAAGACTTCTTTAAGTATCATATCATTTTGTTTTAGTTTTTCTCTTTGATCCATGTTTCAAGATCATTCATATTTCGCACACTACCCATTACAACAATTGTATCCCCTGCTTCAAAGAGCGCATTTGGGCCTGGTGAGAGAATCATATTACCATTCTTATTTAAGGCCACAATTGTCATCCCTGTTTGTTGGAAGAACTGTGACCCTTTAATCGTTTTTCCTACAAGCTGTGATTCTGGTGCCAATACAAGTTCAAAACGTTTGAGTGGATCGGTACTTGAAAAGCGTCCGGTTAGGTCTACCAACTGATTGATTACGCGATCAATCTCTCGATCCAACTTTTGACGTTGTTGCATCAATTCTGATAGTTGATGTCTAAGCTCGGTTACATCATGAGCAGACTCCATACTCTCTAAATATTGCACGGCTTTGTGTTTATCTTTAACAATCACTCCCATGTTATTTTTTATTTCCACAACACCTTGTTCATGTAAAAGGTTTGTAGCACGTCGAATCGTTTCAGGCGAAACACCATATTCACTGCTCAACGTTGAGCGTCCTGAAAGTTTCATACCTACTTTGATATCGTTGCTTGCAATACGTGATGCTAGATCAACTGCAATTTTTTGGTAAATTGAACGTTTAACTTTTCTCATACAGCACCTCAATTATACGTATAATATCATAAATGATTTTGTTTGAAAAAATAGTTTTGCGTAATTTATAGAAATTTTAAATATTTCTTACTTAATCATTATTTTTTCATCATTTCTTTTCTATATGCATATATAATATCACAACTTATCCACCTATCACCATGATAACAACATGATTTTAGGTGGATATTTTGCATTTAATAGGATTTGAGTTACCACATCCCTGAACAATTTAGGATTATTGTAGGTGATTACTTAATGTATCTACGTTTATTATTAATAAAATGCGAATCAGTGATGAGAACCATCCCAATCAATATAAGCATGAAGTCGCCATAAGAAGATGCAACACCTGTATTTGGTATTGATGGTGATTCTGGTTTTGCTGGTTCCTCTGGTTTAACGGGTTCTTCTGGTTTTACAGGTTCTTCTGGTTTTACAGGTTCTTCTGGTTTTACAGGCTCCTCTGGTTTTACAGGTTCTTCTGGTTTTACAGGTTCTTCTGGTTTTACAGGTTCTTCTGGTTTTTGTACTGGTATTAAAGTATTAACAATATCCGTTCCTGTTTGTGTTGAAGTGTACCCACTTACACTTTCTTCTTCAACTGTGTAAATGATTTCTTTTCCATTTATATATTTTGGTAAGTTTTCAAATGTATAACTCCATACATCCCCTGTTTTACTAGTCCATACTGGTTTAATCATATCCAAAAGAAGTGTGTCAGCATACAGATATAATGTGATCGAATCTGGTCTTTTATTTTCAATGTTGTGATTATCATCCCATGTTTTAGTTCCTGAAATGTTGATGTATTCAACTTTACGTGAGTTGATAAAGTCAAAGTCTTTTTTACTTGAAGTGTAACCATTCACAGTTTCTTCAACGACATCGTATTTGATTTCTACGCCATTTTGATATTTTGGTAAGTTTTTAAATGTATATTCCCATACATCCTTATTACTGTAATTCCAAATTGGTTGGATATTACTTATAAGAACATTATTTGCATACAACTCAAGTTTTAGTGTATTAGGTCTGAACCCTTCTTGATTTTGATTATCATCCCATGTTTTTGTTCCTGAAATGTTGATGTATTCAACTTTTCGTGAGTTGATAAAGTCAAAGTCTTTTTTACTTGAAGTGTAACCATTCACAGTATCTTCAACGACATCGTATTTGATTTCTACGCCATTTTGATATTTTGGTAAGTTTTCAAATGTATATTCCCATACATCCTTATTACTGTAATTCCAAATTGGTTGGATATTACTTATAAGAACATTATTTGCATACAACTCAAGTTTTAGTGTATTAGGTCTGAATCCTTCTTGATTTTGATTATCATCCCATGTTTTAGTTCCTGAAATGTCGATGTATTCAACTTTACGTGAGTTGATAAAGTCAAAGTCTTTTTTACTTGAAGTGTAACCATTCACAGTATCTTCAACGACATCGTATTTGATTTCTACGCCATTTTGATATTTTGGTAAGTTTTCAAATGTATATTCCCATACATCCTTATTACTGTAATTCCAAATTGGTTGGATATTACTTATAAGAACATTATTTGCATACAACTCAAGTTTTAGTGTATTAGGTCTGAATCCTTCTTGATTTTGATTATCATCCCATGTTTTTGTTCCTGAAATAGACCGAAGAACTGGATTCGTAATGTTAACTTGAATCCCTTGAGTATCGGTATCAGTTATTACAAATTCGTCTGAAGGACTGAATATTGGATCCCCATAACCTTCTAATTTTGAAACTTCGATCAGTTTATACTTTCCAGGTAAAAGCTTCGTACTAAGCGCTTCACCTACATTATCTGTAACTAATGTTTCGTAAAACACATATAATCCACTTTCATTCTCCTTGAGTAAACTGAATTCAATATTTTCCAATAATGCTCCTGCATCATCAGCTTTAATAATTCGTAGCATTTGAGGTGGTATCGGTCTAACACCTGCAGTTACCTTTTCAAATGAGATCACTCGACTTGCTTCTTCACTATTGATTTGATCTGAAGAGATTGTCGCTACATTTTTATAATCACCACTTTCTCCGATGATTGTTGTATGGTAGACAACATGGAACATTTTTGCATATCCTTCATTTCCAGTAATTGTATAGTCCAGTTGGTTACCATCTGTGAGTAAACTGTTATACTTAATGTTTTTACGCGTTTGTTCTTCTGAAGAAGGATTTTTAAGTGTAGTATTTGGAATATCACCAAAGTAAATCACAATTGAAATCGTAATGCCATTATCATACAATCCGTACGTTGGTTGATTTGTAGCCTTAATACGCAATACAAAATCATTGTAGGATTCACCTTCATTTTGAACGACTTTTAAAAACTGAGATATGATGTTTTCTGATACATAATATCCTGTCATTTTTCCTTCTGTATCAGATAGGTAAAGTGGAACATGGATTGCGAAAGAGGTTGGATCCAATACCATGGATGGATCAAGTGTGTCTTCAAAAAGAACATGAGTCAGTTGGGTGTAGTCTTCGCTTGATGCACCGGTTTGCTTCTCAAATGCTTTTTTTCCGTTTATCATATTAACGCGTACAAGCCATCGATAGTCGTTAGTCCCTTGGAAATGCGTTGCATATTTGGCATTGTTGGTTGTTGGTTTGTACTCTGCGTAGTTAGAATCAGGGCGTGGTTCTACATTTATGTTATATACTTGGTCATGAAACGTAAACGTTTGATCATCCCCCGACTTGTTTGTAGTTCCAATAAAATTAAAGTAACCATCTTTTAATGATGCGCTGTTTGCAGCTGTATCATTTAATACAACAACCACTTTTTTCTCTGCTGTGATCTTATATTCACCAAGAACTTCTGCTGTTGAAGTTGAGATGAGTGGTTGCCAGTTAACTGAATTAAAACTCACGTTTTGTGTAGGAAGTTCTATCGTAAAACAACTGTTATTTTGAACATAATCCATTTCGGAGGCTTTTATTTCCCATTCAATTTGTGCGTTGACTTGTTGACCGTACTGTAATGTTTGTCCATCATGAAGTTCAACCCAATCACTTCCATCATGAACCATGAGTTTTGCGTTATGCAACGTTACATGTTGTGTAATATCAGTACATTGGTCTGGTTCTTGCGCAAAAATAGCTTGTGATGATATACATATACACATCGTTGCTAAAATCAATAATATCTTTTTCTTCATTTCTTCCCTCCATTTTATGTGCAAATATAAATAAATTTATTCACCTGATAACAATAATATATAAAAATAAGTGATAGCAAATCATCAAATAGATTTATACACTTTTTGAGTAATAATCTACCTATTAAATAAATTATCTTTATATTTTAAAAAGGCCATAAATCGGATGAGGTATCAACGCATTCCGCTTGATTATATTTCTTTGATTAAGCTCTAGATTTGTATGATAACTTGAGTGATACATTTTGACTAGTTCAGGATGTGTTAAAAAAGACTCGCATATAACGAGTCTTAATTTACTATTATTCTTCTTCAAAAAGCGGTGTCGATAAGTAACGTTCTCCAGTATCTGGAAGAATTACAACGATGCGTTTTCCTTTATTCTCAGGACGTTTTGCAAGTTCAATTGCAGCAAATACTGCAGCACCTGATGAGATGCCCACAAGGTATCCTTGTTTGCGCGCAATCAGACGCCCTGTTTTAAATGCATCTTCATTGCTGACGCGAATTACTTCATCAATGAGCTCTACATCAAGAACTGATGGCACAAAGCCAGCACCGATTCCTTGGATTTTATGAGGTCCTGGTTGACCCCCTGATAATACAGGTGAATCAGTTGGTTCAACAGCAATGAGTTTAATATTTGGAAGTTTTTCTTTAAGATATTTTCCTGAACCCGTTAGCGTACCTCCTGTACCAACTCCTGATACTAAGATATCAACTTCACCTTCAGTATCTTCATAGATTTCAGGTCCTGTTGTATAGTAGTGAATGGTTGGGTTTGCTTGATTATCAAATTGTGATGGGATAAATGCATTTTCAAATGTTGCTGCAATTTCTTCAGCTTTCGCAATGGCACCCTTCATCCCTTTCGCACCTTCAGTTAATACAAGTTGAGCACCATAAGCACTTAAGAGTTTACGACGTTCAACGCTCATAGTTTCAGGCATTGTCAAGATAACTTTATACCCCAGTGCTGCACCTAATGATGCAAGTCCAATTCCTGTATTTCCACTTGTTGGCTCAACAATCACAGTGTCTTCGTTAATGATACCACGATTTTTAGCATCAGTAAGCATTGCAAATGCGATTCGATCTTTAACACTTCCACCTGGATTAAAGGCTTCTAGTTTTCCAACAATCTCAGCTTCTAATCCAAATTCTTCTTGAATACGTGATAAAGAAAGAAGCGGTGTCTTTCCAATTAATTCGTGAATTCCTTTATAAATCTTTGACATAAATATCCTCCAATACGTCTTCATCTTGTATTATAAGCTCGTTTTGAGTGACTTTCAAGATAAATGCATAAATTCATACGTATTGACAATGTTATTAATTCGTTTTAAACTAATATAAAGGAGATCCATTAATTATGAAATTATCCGCTAAATCACGTTATGGTATTGCTGCATTGGTCTATTTACACGTTCAAAATGAAACCACGTCATTGATTTCAATTGCAAATCATCTAAATATTTCCAAAATTTATATGGAACAAGTATTCTCAAGTTTACGAAGTGCTGGTATTGTTGAGGCAATTAAGGGTCCAAATGGGGGCTACTATATGAAAAGCAGTGAATACAGTATGTTTGATATCATTAATATTTTAGAACCAGAAATGCTGAAAAAAACACAAGCCTCAACGGATGATAATACCATCAATCAAGTCTTGTGTGAGAATTTCTATTCAATTGTTGATGCACATTTGAGTGAATTACTCAAAGGCATACTCATTAAGGACATTGCAGAAAAAGTTAAAAACTATAATTCGAATGAACCGATGTATTACATCTAATCTTCATCAGGCACTTCTTCAAGAGGTGCCTCTTTTTTTACCAGTACCTTC
This DNA window, taken from Erysipelothrix larvae, encodes the following:
- the ruvX gene encoding Holliday junction resolvase RuvX — translated: MSIYKSIGLDLGSKTCGVAVSDGLGMYAHPLVTLRFDGNLEDLKDMIQPILKEHNVNTIALGYPKMMNNDIGERALISEEFKALLETWFNIKVVLIDERLTSVLSERQLIAQDVSRKKRKKVVDQAAAVQILQSLLDRQRFF
- a CDS encoding IreB family regulatory phosphoprotein, with translation MSEKHLTETSVYDSSEIREARIRDILERVDGALKDRGYNSVNQISGYLISNDPAYISSHKNARVLIQEVERFELIEELVRFYLGSK
- the alaS gene encoding alanine--tRNA ligase, which gives rise to MKQLTSSQVRTMFLDYFKSKNHMIEPGASLVPINDDTLLWINSGVAALKKYFDGRVKPMNPRIANVQKSIRTNDIDNVGYTARHHTFFEMLGNFSIGDYFKEDAIQFGYEFLFSPNWIGLDAQHMYVSVHTEDHEAYRIWTEVIGIDPKRILKTDDNFWQIGDGPCGPNSEIFYDRGPKYDPENLGERLFFEELENDRYIEVWNIVFSQYDGKEGVDFHEFKELPQKNIDTGMGFERLVSIVQGGETNFDTDLFLPIITETETFTQIKYHEKEMAFRVIADHIRTLVFALNDGALFSNEGRGYVLRRLLRRAARYGRVLDINEPFLYKLVDSVIEVMHDFYTDLDNRPEDIKKLILNEEKRFIKTLQEGEKLLLSAIESQEGVVLPGDVAFKLYDTYGFPIELTQEMAQERGVSVDLEGFDQALEAQKERARGSRQKIESMGSQQEDILNFKVPSQFLYDTFEVEATITGLFVEGHAVETLHDKGLVALDQTPFYAESGGQVSDIGSISGGHIVGVSKANAGQHLHHVEVSEPLHLGDTVHVCVDTNRRILIRKNHSCVHLLHSALHEFVGEHVNQAGSYVDDQYFRFDFTHFERLTPQTLKNIERRVNEWIAQSLPIHTDIMNVEEAKASGAIALFGDTYGDVVRVVSMGDVSKELCGGTHALSTGEIGVFKLVSEESVGSGVRRIVGKTSLGAYETFKKAEQEIELIREDLKLVSQKSIIERIEEMRIEKQSLQEKYDLLLKDALHAKIQTWLNDVNVSKEGLNVLWVQEYNADKELMNEIVDKLRDHVDLLFAVNVNEPNVSFMVSVSPKGIESGYKAGDLAKELAQATGGNGGGRPNFAQSGGKNVSNLNAAQSQIYGKIGI
- a CDS encoding TrkA C-terminal domain-containing protein: MRKVKRSIYQKIAVDLASRIASNDIKVGMKLSGRSTLSSEYGVSPETIRRATNLLHEQGVVEIKNNMGVIVKDKHKAVQYLESMESAHDVTELRHQLSELMQQRQKLDREIDRVINQLVDLTGRFSSTDPLKRFELVLAPESQLVGKTIKGSQFFQQTGMTIVALNKNGNMILSPGPNALFEAGDTIVVMGSVRNMNDLETWIKEKN
- a CDS encoding Cna B-type domain-containing protein, with the translated sequence MKKKILLILATMCICISSQAIFAQEPDQCTDITQHVTLHNAKLMVHDGSDWVELHDGQTLQYGQQVNAQIEWEIKASEMDYVQNNSCFTIELPTQNVSFNSVNWQPLISTSTAEVLGEYKITAEKKVVVVLNDTAANSASLKDGYFNFIGTTNKSGDDQTFTFHDQVYNINVEPRPDSNYAEYKPTTNNAKYATHFQGTNDYRWLVRVNMINGKKAFEKQTGASSEDYTQLTHVLFEDTLDPSMVLDPTSFAIHVPLYLSDTEGKMTGYYVSENIISQFLKVVQNEGESYNDFVLRIKATNQPTYGLYDNGITISIVIYFGDIPNTTLKNPSSEEQTRKNIKYNSLLTDGNQLDYTITGNEGYAKMFHVVYHTTIIGESGDYKNVATISSDQINSEEASRVISFEKVTAGVRPIPPQMLRIIKADDAGALLENIEFSLLKENESGLYVFYETLVTDNVGEALSTKLLPGKYKLIEVSKLEGYGDPIFSPSDEFVITDTDTQGIQVNITNPVLRSISGTKTWDDNQNQEGFRPNTLKLELYANNVLISNIQPIWNYSNKDVWEYTFENLPKYQNGVEIKYDVVEDTVNGYTSSKKDFDFINSRKVEYIDISGTKTWDDNQNQEGFRPNTLKLELYANNVLISNIQPIWNYSNKDVWEYTFENLPKYQNGVEIKYDVVEDTVNGYTSSKKDFDFINSRKVEYINISGTKTWDDNQNQEGFRPNTLKLELYANNVLISNIQPIWNYSNKDVWEYTFKNLPKYQNGVEIKYDVVEETVNGYTSSKKDFDFINSRKVEYINISGTKTWDDNHNIENKRPDSITLYLYADTLLLDMIKPVWTSKTGDVWSYTFENLPKYINGKEIIYTVEEESVSGYTSTQTGTDIVNTLIPVQKPEEPVKPEEPVKPEEPVKPEEPVKPEEPVKPEEPVKPEEPVKPEEPAKPESPSIPNTGVASSYGDFMLILIGMVLITDSHFINNKRRYIK
- the cysK gene encoding cysteine synthase A codes for the protein MSKIYKGIHELIGKTPLLSLSRIQEEFGLEAEIVGKLEAFNPGGSVKDRIAFAMLTDAKNRGIINEDTVIVEPTSGNTGIGLASLGAALGYKVILTMPETMSVERRKLLSAYGAQLVLTEGAKGMKGAIAKAEEIAATFENAFIPSQFDNQANPTIHYYTTGPEIYEDTEGEVDILVSGVGTGGTLTGSGKYLKEKLPNIKLIAVEPTDSPVLSGGQPGPHKIQGIGAGFVPSVLDVELIDEVIRVSNEDAFKTGRLIARKQGYLVGISSGAAVFAAIELAKRPENKGKRIVVILPDTGERYLSTPLFEEE
- a CDS encoding RrF2 family transcriptional regulator; the protein is MKLSAKSRYGIAALVYLHVQNETTSLISIANHLNISKIYMEQVFSSLRSAGIVEAIKGPNGGYYMKSSEYSMFDIINILEPEMLKKTQASTDDNTINQVLCENFYSIVDAHLSELLKGILIKDIAEKVKNYNSNEPMYYI